Part of the Kitasatospora sp. NBC_00374 genome is shown below.
ACGACGGGTGCAGGGCGGTCTCCCCGTCCTTGGCCACCCACTGCAGGATCTGTTCGTCGGTCTCGACCGCCGGTCCGGGCGAGATCTCCCCGTCGCTGAACTCGGCGAAGGCGGGCTGCCCGAGGATCCTGCGGGTGACCCGGATCGCCTCGACCCACTCCCGGCGGTCCTGCGCGGTGGAGAGGTAGTTGAACCTGAGAGCCGGGTGCTCGCGCGGGTCCCTCGACTTGATCTTCACCGAGCCGCGGGCATCGGAGTACATCGGGCCGATGTGCACCTGGTACCCGTGCCCGCCGGCCGGCGCGGAGCCGTCGTAGCGCACCGCGATCGGCAGGAAGTGGAACATCAGGTTGGGGTAGTCGACGTCCTCGTTGCTGCGGACGAAGCCACCGCCCTCGAAGTGGTTGGTCGCGCCCGGGCCCTTGCGCAGGAAGAGCCACTCCGCGCCGATGAAGGGCCGCCGCCACATCTTCATGGCCGGCTGCATGGACACCGGCTGCCTGCACGCGTGCTGGACGTACACCTCGAGGTGGTCCTGCAGGTTCTCGCCGACGCCCGGCAGGTGCTGGACGGCCTCGATACCGAGCGCGCCCAGCTCCGCCGCGTTGCCGACGCCGGAGAGCTGCAGCAACTGCGGGGAGTTGATGGCGCCGCCGGAGAGGATCACCTTGCCGCCGCTCACCCGGTGCAGGGTGCCTCCCCGGCTGTACTCCACGCCGACCGCGCGCTTGCCCTCGAACAGGACACGGCCGACGTGGGCCCGGGTCTGCAGGCGGAGGTTGGGGCGGTTCAGCACCGGGTGCAGGTAGGCGCGGGCGGCGCTGAGCCGGCGCCCGCGGCGCAGGTTGCGGTCGAAGGGGGCGAAGCCCTCCTGGCGGTAGCCGTTGACGTCGTCGGTGAGCGGGTAGCCGGCCTGCTGGACGGCCTCGAAGAACGCGGCGAACAGGGGGTTGGCGACCGGCCCGCGCTCCAGGACGAGGGGGCCGTCGTGGCCGCGGAAACCCCGGCCGCCGGCGGCCGGGCCGGAGGCGTCCCGGTCGGCGAGGCAGTTCTCCATGCGTTTGAAGTACGGGAGGCAGTGGGCGTAGTCCCAGTCCTTCATGCCGGGGTCGGCGCCCCAACGCTCGTAGTCGAGCGGGTTGCCGCGCTGGAAGATCATGCCGTTGATGCTGCTGGAGCCGCCGAGGACCTTGCCCCGGGCGTGGTAGATCCTCCGCCCGTTCATGAAGGGTTCCGGCTCGGACTCGTACTTCCAGTCGTAGAACCGGCTGCCGATCGGGAAGGTCAGGGCGGCCGGCATGTGGATGAAGACGTCCCAGGGGTAGTCCGGCCGGCCCGCCTCCAGTACCAGCACCCGGTTGGACGGGTCGGCGCTGAGCCGGGCCGCGAGCGCGCAGCCGGCCGAACCTCCGCCGACGATGATGAAGTCGTACTGCTGCAAGGTCATGGTGTCCTGCCATTGCTCTCGGGGCGGTGACGCCGTCTGCGCAAGTCTGGCGAGGTTGCTGCGGGTTTTGGGGTTGCGGGTCTGCGGGTCTGCGGGTCTGCGCGGGCACGGTGACGCGAGGCGCCCGTCGCGGTCCCTCAGCGGCGAGTTTCGCTACGTGAAACTGCGTTCATAGTGCGCAACAGTTTCGGGACCTACCCGAGGATCGTCAAGGCCCCCCACGGCCCTCTTGTCAATCTGTTGTGTTAGGCGCAACAGTGTGCGTAGTCTGAAACAGCGCCAAGGAGGTAAGTCATCACCACGGCGAACAGCGAGGGTCTGCCCCTGACGCCGACCTACCCGGAACCCCTCGCGCTCGCCCACGCCGTGCAGTGGCACGTGGAGCGCCGGGCCCCGCTCAACGGCGCCCGCACCGTCGTCCTCCACCGACACCGACGCCGTCTCTCCCCAGGAGTCCCGCGATGTCCCACCAGCTGCCCGAGCACCCCGACTGGCTGTGGCGCACCCCCGACCCCAAGCGCTCCTACGACGTGGTCATCGTCGGGGCGGGCGGCCACGGGCTGGCCACCGCCTACTACCTCGCCCGCAACCACGGGATCACCAACGTCGCCGTGCTGGAACGCGGTTGGCTCGCCGGCGGCAACATGGCCCGGAACACCACCATCATCCGGTCCAACTACCTCTGCGAGGAGAGCGCGGCGCTGTACGAGCACGCGCTGAAGCTCTGGGAGGTGTTGCCGCAGGAGCTGGAGTACGACTTCCTGTTCAGCCAGCGCGGCGTGCTCAACCTCGCCCACACCCTGCAGGACGTCCGCGAGGGCACCCGCCGGGTCAACGCCAACCGGCTCGGCGGGGTCGACGCCGAGTGGCTGGACACCGACCAGGTGCGCGAGTTCTGCCCGATCGTCAACACCTCCCCCGACGTGCGCTACCCGGTGCTCGGCGCGACGCTGCAGCCCCGGGCCGGCATCGCCAAGCACGACCACGTCGCCTGGGCGCTGGCACGCAAGGCCGACGAGTACGGCGTCGACCTGATCCAGGGCTGCGAGGTCACCGGATTCCTGCGCGACGGCGACCGCGTCGTCGGCGTGCGGACCAGCCGGGGACCGATCAGCGCGGGAAGGGTCGCGCTGGCCGCCGCCGGGCACAGCAGCGTCCTCGCCGACCTGGCCGGACTGCGGCTCCCCGTGCAGAGCCACCCCCTGCAGGCGCTCGTCTCCGAGCTGCTGGAGCCCGTGCACCCCACCGTGGTGATGTCCAACCACGTGCACGTCTACGTGAGCCAGGCCCACAAGGGCGAGCTGGTCATGGGCGCGGGCGTGGACTCCTACAACGGCTACGGCCAGCGCGGCTCCTTCCACCAGATCGAGCATCAGATGGCCGCGGCGCTGGAACTGTTCCCGATCTTCGCCCGGGCCCATGTGCTGCGCACCTGGGGCGGCATCGTCGACGTCACCCCCGACGCCTCGCCGATCATCGGCCCGACGCCGATCGAGAACCTCTACCTCAACTGCGGCTGGGGCACCGGCGGTTTCAAGGCGACGCCCTCCTCCGGCTGGGTGTACGCGCACACCATCGCCACCGGCGAGCCGCACCCGCTGAACGCACCCTTCGCGCTGGAGCGGTTCACCACCGGCGCGCTCATCGACGAGCACGGCGCCGCCGCCGTGGCGCACTGACCGGAGGACCACACATGCTGCTGATCGCCTGTCCCTGGTGCGGCGAACGGGACGAGCTCGAGTTCCACTACGGCGGCCAGGCCCACGTCGCCTACCCGGCGGACCCGGAGGGCCTGTCCGACGGCGAGTGGGGCGAGTACCTCTTCGTCCGCGACAACACCAAGGGCCCCTTCGCGGAGCGCTGGTCTCACGCCGCCGGCTGCCGGCGCTGGTTCAACGTCGTCCGCCACACCGTCACCCACGAGATCCTGGCCGTGCAGAGCAATCGCCCGGTGGCGGCCGGCCAGCCGAAGCCGGTGATCGCATGACGCAGTCCCACCGTCTCCCCCACGGCGGACGGGTCGACCGCTCCGCCCCCCTGCGCTTCACCTTCGACGGCATGGAGTACACCGGCCTGCGCGGCGACACGCTCGCCTCCGCCCTGCTCGCCAACGGCGTGCTGCACGTCGCCCCCAGCCTCTACGGCAGGCGGCCGCGCGGCATCGCCACAGCAGGCGCGGAGGAGCCCAACGCGCTGGTCCAGATCGACGGGCCCTGCTCGGAGCCGATGCGGCTCGCGACCACGATCGAGCTGTACGAGGGCCTCTCGGCGACCAGCCTCTCCGGCCTCGGCCGCCTCGACCCGACCCCCGACGAGGCCGTCTACGACAAGATGCACGTCCACACCGACGTCCTGGTCGTCGGCGGCGGCCCGGCCGGACTCGCCGCGGCCCTCGCCGCCGGGCGCTGCGGCGCCCGCGTCGTCCTGGTCGACGACCAGCCGGAAGCCGGTGGATCCCTGCTCGCGGGGCGGGAGTCGATCGACGGCCGCCCGGCGCTCGACTGGGCGGCGGACACCCGTACGGAGCTCGCCGCGCAGGCCGACACGCGGATCCTCGACCGGTCCACGGCGATCGGCTACTACGACCACAACTACCTGCTCGTCGCCGAGCACCGCACCGACCACCTCGGCCCGCACCCCGTCCCCGGCATCTCCCGCCAGCGCCTGTGGCACATCCGGGCCCGCCGGGTGGTCCTGGCCACCGGAGCCCACGAGCGGCCGATGGTCTTCGCCGGCAACGACCTGCCGGGCGTCATGTCCGCCGCCGCCGTGCGCGCGTACGTGAACCGGTATGCCGTACTCCCCGGCCGCCGGGCCGTGGTCCTCACCACCAACGACCACGCCTACGCCACCGCGCTCGACCTGGTCGCGGCCGGTGCGCAGGTGGCGGCGCTGGTCGACACCCGGCCGCAGCCGCCCGCCGAGCTCGTCGACTCCGCGCGCGGCGCCGGGATCGACGTCCTCACCGGATCGGCCGTGGTCGGCACCCGGGGTGAGATGCGGGTCCCCCCGGCCAGGGGCTGGGGGAGGATCACGGCGGTCCGCATCGCCGGGCTCGATGCCGACGACTCGATCAGCGGCCCCGTCCGCGAGGTGGCCTGCGACCTGCTCGCCGTCTCGGGCGGCTGGAGCCCGGCCGTCCACCTGTGGAGCCAGTCCCAGGGCACGACCCGCTACGACGACGAGTCGGCCGCGTTCGTCCCCGCGCAGGCCGCGCAGGACGTCGTCAGCGTCGGATCCGCCCGGGGCGTCCTCGACCTCGCCGGGTGCCTCGGCGACGGGTTCGCCGCCGGAGCCGAGGCGGCCGGCCTGGCAGGCTTCCCCACCGCCGTGGCCTCGCCGCCGCCCTGCTCCGGCGACCGCCCGCCGGCCCGGCCGCGGCCGGTGTGGATCGTGCCCGGCGAGACGGGCGGCCCCGCCGACTGGAACGACCACTACGTCGACCTCCAGCGCGACGCGACGGTCGCGGACGTGCAGCGCGCCATCCGGGCCGGAATGCGCTCCGTCGAGCACATCAAGCGCTACACCACCATCGGCACCGCACACGATCAGGGCAAGGCCTCCGGGGTGAGCGCCACCGGCGTCATCGCCCGGCTGCTCGGCGCCCGCTCGCCGGGCGAGGTCGGCACGACCACCTACCGCGGCCCGTACGTGCCCGCCTCCTTCGCGCTGCTCGCCGGGCGTGAGCGCGGCGCCCTCTTCGACCCGGTGCGCACCACCTCGGTCCATCCCTGGCACGTCGAGCACGGCGCGGTCTTCGAGAACGTCGGCCAGTGGAAGCGCCCCTGGTACTACCCCCGGCCCGGGGAGTCCATGGAGGCGGCCGTGGAGCGCGAGTGCCGCGCGGCCCGCGAAGGCGTCGCCGTCATGGACGCCGGCACGCTCGGCAAGATCGACGTCGTCGGCCCCGACGCGGGCGAGTTCCTGAACCGCGTCTACACCAACGGCTTCGCCAAGCTGGCCGTCAACTCCGCGCGGTACGGCGTGATGTGCCGAGCGGACGGCATGGTCTTCGACGACGGCGTGACCCTGCGCCTGGCGGACGACCACTACTTCATGACGACCACGACCGGGAACGCCGCGGGCGTCCTGGACTGGCTGGAGGAGTGGCTGCAGACCGAATGGCCCGAGCTGCGCGTGCGGCTCACCTCGGTGACCGAGCAGTGGGCCACGGTCGCGGTCGTCGGCCCACGGTCCCGCGAGGTCGTCGCAGCCCTGGCCCCGGACCTGGACGTGTCGAACGACGCCTTCCCCTTCATGACGGCCCGTCGGACCCGCCTCGCGAGCGGCGTGGAGGCCCGGATCTGCCGGATCTCCTTCTCCGGCGAGCTGGCCTTCGAGATCAACGTCGCGAGCTGGTACGGCCTCGCCGTCTGGGAGTCCGTCATCCGGGCCGGCGAACCGCTGGGCATCACCCCGTACGGCACCGAGACCATGCACGTGCTGCGCGCCGAGAAGGGCTACCCCATCGTCGGCCAGGACACCGACGGCACGGTCACCCCGCAGGACCTCGGCATGGAGTGGATCGTCTCCCGGCAGAAGCACTTCATCGGCAAGCGTTCCTTCCGCCGCGCCGACACCGAGCGCGGCGACCGCAGGCAGCTGGTCGGCCTGCTGCCCGTGGATCCCGCCGTGCTGCTGCCGGAGGGCTCGCAGTTGGTGGCGGACGCCGAGGTGTCGCCGCCCACGAAGGCGCTGGGGCACGTCACCTCCAGCTACCGCAGCGCGGCACTCGGCCGCACCTTCGCCCTGGCGCTCGTCGCGGGCGGGCGGGAGCGGCTGGGCGAGACGGTCTACGCACCGCTGCCCGACGGCGTGATCGCCGCGACCATCACCGACACCGTCCTCTACGACCCGAAGGGAACCCGCCGTGACGGCTGACACCCTGCGGCGCAGCCCGCTCGGCCACCTCGCCGACGTCCTCGCAGCGCACTCGACCGACGGAGAGCGGGGCGTTCGGCTGCGCGAGGTGCCCTTCCTCGCGCAGCTCGATCTCCAGCTCCACCCGCACGGGCCGGCCACCATGGGGGAACCCTCCCCCAGCCTTCGGCCGGGGGTGCCCCCAGGCGGAGGCAGGGGGAGGATCGCCGCGACGCTCGGCTCGCCGCTGCCGACCGACCCGAACACCGTCACCGACACCGGGCCGGGGAGTCCTCAGGTCCTCTGGCTGGGCCCGCAGGAGTGGCTCGTGGTGGGCCCGGACGGCTCCGCACCCGCCACCGCCGAGCTGCTGCGGACTGCGCTGGCGGACGAGCCCGGATCGGTCGTGGACGTCTCCGCCAACCGCACCACGCTCGAACTGGCCGGCCCCGCCGCCCGCCTGGTCCTGGAGAAGGGCTGCGCGCTCGACCTGCACCCCCGCGTCTTCGGGCCGGGCCGCTGCGCACAGACGCTGCTCGGCAAGGTCAATGTGATCCTCCACCAGGTCGACGCGGAGCCGACCTACCGGCTGCTCGTGCGGGGGTCCTTCGCGCAGTACCTGACGGACTGGCTCCTGGACGCGATGGAGGAGTACCGCCATCCCCCGCTCACGGCCTGAGCCGGCCTGCCGCCGTGAGCTCGTGCTCTTTCCGAACCGGGTGCGTACCGGAATCGCGGTCGACCGCGCGGCGATCGGGGCGGGCCGGGACACCGGGTGCGCCCCGGCCCCGGCCCGCGTGCCAGGTCAGACCGGGTCCCCCACCCGTCCCAGGGCCGCGATCTGTGCCTGCGGCACATGTGCGGGTGGTACCTCGCGCCCCCGGCCCAGGTGGTTGAAGAGCAGGTTCAGCGTGACCGCCAGCAGGCAGCCCGCCGAGATGCCCGAGTGCAGCACGGTCGCGATCTGATCCGGAAAGGCCTGGTAGAAGGCCGGGTAGGCGATCGGGAAGATGCCGAAGGCGAGGCTGACGGCCACGATGATCGCGTTCGACCCGGCGCTCAGGTCCGCCTTGCCCAGCGTGCGGATGCCCGCCACCGCCACCGAGCCGAAGAGCACCACACCCGCGCCGCCGAGTACCGGCTGCGGCACCAGCGAGACCAGCCCGCCGACCACCGGCACCAGGCCCATCACCACGAGGAAGGCCCCCGCCAGCGCCACCACGAAGCGGCTGCGGATCCTGGTCAGCGCCACCAGCCCGATGTTCTGGGCGAAGGCCGAGCAGATGAAGCCGTTGAACACCCCGCCGAAGGCCGTCGCGAGCCCGTCCGCCCGCAGGCCGCCCGCGATCGTGCGGTTGTCGGCGGGCCGCTCCACGACTTCACCGAGCGCGATCATGTCGGCGGTCGACTCGGTCATCGACACCACCATCACCACCAGCATCGAGATGATCGAGGCGGCCTTGAACTGCGGCGCGCCGAAGGCGAACGGGTGCGGCAGCTCGAAGACCGGCAGGCTGCCGAGCGCGTGCGCGTTCACCTTGCCGAGCGGGATCGCGGTCAGGGTGCCCACCAGCAGGCCGAGCAGGATCGAGATCCGCTGCAGGAAGCCGCGCAGGAAGCGGTTGAAGAGCACCACGGCGAGCAGGGTGAGCCCGGCGAGGCCCAGATTGGCGAGCGAACCGTAGTCGGGCGCCTGCGAGTTGCCGCCCTGTGCCCAGTTCCCGGCGACCGGGAGCAGCGAGACCCCGATCAGCGTGATCACCGTGCCACTGACCACCGGCGGAAAGAATCTGACGAGCCGACAGAAGAGGGGTGCCAGCAGGAAGCAGAAGAGGCCGGCCACCAGGGTGGAGCCGAAGATCAGCGGCAGCGCCGCTCCCTTCTTCGCCTCGATCACGGCGAGGATCGGCGAGACCGTGGCGAAGGAGACGCCGTTGACGAACGGCAGTCGCGAGCCGACCCCCCAGATCCCCAGCGTCTGCAGCAGAGTGGCGATGCCGGCGATGAACAGGCTGGCGGCCAGCAGGGTGGTGAGCTGGGCCGGGGCCAGGCCGGCTGCGGCGCCGATGATGAGCGGCGGCGCGGCCACCCCGGCGTACATGCTGGCGACGTGCTGAAGCGCGACGGTCGCCATCCGGCCCGGCGGCAGCAGCTCGTCGACCGGGTGCTGCGGCGTCTCGGGCCTCGTGAGCACTGTCCGACGTCCCATGGGTCGTCCCTCCACATCCGAAGTGGCTTCGGGCCCGGGAACGACTACCGAGGTGCGGGACGGACACGGTGACGCTGGGACGACCCCGGCGGACGACGGTACCGTCGCCCACCTGCCGGAACCTGCGGCGAACAGGCTCCAACCCATGAGATGACTTCCGCGAGACGGAATCTGAATTCCGAGATTCGGCGTTGCCTAGAATGTAGAAAGCGCCGCCCGAACCGTCAAGAGCTCTCGTTCGACCGCCGCACGACGCCGCGGAATCTGTGGCTTCCTCCAAGCGCGGCTCGAACCACCCCTCACCGGCGCCCCACCGCCACACCGTCAGGTCCGCCTGCGTCGAGGACGGGCGGCCGGGCCTCGCCCACAACCAGCACGGCGAGCCGTACGGGGCGGGCGGCGGGCCGCCTGCTCCCGGCGCGCGCCTCGCCACGCCCGGGCGTGCGGCAGCCGGCCGGTGGACGGCGCACCGGGGCCGAGGGCGCTCCGGAACGGGTGGCCGCCCCTGGTCTCCACCCGGTCCGCCTTGACAGCGTCGTCAGCCGGACGTACATCGGGAGCATGAGTCGGCGCGAGCCGGTGGCACGGGCGACACCGCAGGTCAGCAACGACACGGCGACCTACCCGGACGCGGGCGCCGCGGCAGGTGCTGACCTTCCCGGACGGGCGGCCGAGGCCGGGGAGCCGGCCAGTGTGGCAGCGGAGCGCGAGGACGCCCTGGTGGCGGCCGTCGTCAAGGCCCTCGGGGAGACCGGCGCCCATGCCGGGAGCGTCTTCCTCCGCTCCCGGGACGGCCGTTCCATCGTGCTGACCGCCAGCTGCGGTGCGTCGCCGTCCCTGCTCGGCGGCTGGCGGCTCATCCCGGTCAACAGCCCCATTCCGGTGGCAGCGGCCTACCGGTCGGGCCGGACGATCCATCTGGCCGACGCCGGCGAGACGATGCGACGCTATCCCCAGCTCGCGGTGGCCCTGCCGTACGCGTTCGGCTCGGCGTCGGTGCCGGTCAGGGCCGGGCAGGAGAGTCTGGGGGCGCTGGCGGTGGTGTGGGCGGCGCCCCCCGGGGGCGCGGGGCTGTCCAGAGCCCAGCTCCGCCGCCTTCGGGCCATCGCCAACCGGCTCGGCGCGACCCTCGCCGACCTCCGGGCCCGCGGAGGCGCCTTCGCGTACGACGCCACCACGGTGCCCATCGAGGTCCCGGCTCCCACCGCGCCGGCCGTGCGGGTCGGCCTGTTCGACTGGCGGCTCGACACCGGGGCCGTGGTCGCCGACGACGAGCTGTGCGCGATCTTCGGGCTGACGCCCGGCGCATTCGACGGCCGGGCCGACACGCTCGCTTCCCGGCTCCACCCCGGCGACCGGGTCTCGCTCCGGGCCGCGGCCCGCGAGGCCACCGCGGACGGCAGGGTGCTCGCGCGGCGTCTGCGCATCCGGGTCGCCGACGGGTACCGCACCGTCGAGCTGTGGGGCCGGGTACCGGAGGCGCCCGGGGAGGGGGTGCGGACCCACCTGGTCGGTTGCGTGCTCGACGCCGCAGCCGGCGCCGCAGCCGTCACCGCCGTGGAGCGGCTGCGGGACGGACTCTTCTCCCTCGCCCCGGACGGGCGGGTCGCCTACGCCAACCGCAGCCTGGAGCAGCTGCTCGGCGTGCCCGTGCCGGAGCTGCTCGGCCGCCGCCTGTGGGATGTCCTGCCCTGGCTGTCCGACCCGACCTACGAGGACCGGCACCGGGCCGCGATGGTCTCGCAGCAGCCCACCACCTTTCTGGCCCACCGCCCGCCGGACCGGTGGCTCGCCTTCTCCCTTCACCCGGACGCGAACGGCGTGACCGGCCGGGTGGTGCCTTCCGCACCGCCGCACTCGCCGCACTCGCCGCACTCGCCGCCTGGAGCGTCCGGGGCACGGGAGGCACCCGGGGAGGCGACCGCTCCGGCCGTCTCCGGGTCCGGCCATCCGGCGCCGGGCCCACCGCCGGCCCAGGCCGCGCCCGCGCGCCTGGGCGCGATCTACCGCGTGCTGCAGCTCAGCAGCGCGCTGACCGAGGCGGTCACCACGGACGAGGTGTGCGACGTCGTCTCCGACCAGCTCCTGCCGGCCTTCGGCGGACAGCATCTGGCCATCTACGTGATCGACGGAGGCCGCCTGCACCTGCTCTTCCACAGCGGCTACCACGACCGTTTCCTGCACTGGCTGGAAGGCAAACCGCTTGACACCCCGCTGCCCGGAACGGAGACGCTGACCTCCGGCGTCCCCCTGTTCATCGAGTCCCGGCAGGACCTCACCGACGGCCGTCCGGCCTACTCGGTGGAGGGCATCGGGGCCTGGGCCTACCTGCCGCTGGTCGCCTCCAGCCGTCCCGTCGGCACCTGCATCCTCGGCTTCGACGAGATCCACCACTTCACCCCCAAGGACCGGGACGTCCTGACCTCGCTCAGCGGTCTGATCGCCCAGGCACTCGAACGCGCCCGCCTCTACGACGAGAAGTCCGCCCTGGCCCACGGCCTGCAGAACGCACTCCTGCCGCACCGGCTGCCCGTCCTGCCCGGCATCCGCACCACCGGCCGGTACCTGCCCGGCACCAGCGGGATGAACATCGGGGGGGACTGGTACGACGTGATCCCCACCGGAGGCGGCGTGGCCCTCGTCGTCGGAGACGTCGAGGGCCACAGCGTCGCGGCGGCCGGAATCATGGGCCAACTGCGCAGCGCCGTAAGGGCCTTCGTCACGGCCGACCACTCCCCCAGCGCCGTCCTGGCCGGAACCAACCGGCTTCTGGTCGACCTCGACCCCGGGCTGCTCGCCAGCTGCTGCTACATCCGCATCGAGCCGGACGCCGACCGTGCCCACGCCGTCCGCGCCGGGCACTGCCCGCCGCTGCTGCGCCGTCCCGACGGCGGAACCGAGGTACTGGAACTGGCGGGCGGCCCGCTCCTGGGCATCGACGACAGCAGCACCTACCCGGAGACCCGGCTGGACCTCCCCCGCGGTTCGATCCTCGCCCTCTACACCGACGGCCTCGTCGAGGAACGCGACAGGGACATCGACCTGGGCATCGACGACCTGCGGGCCTCGCTGGCCCACGCCGCCGCCGGAAACCTCGAGGAACTCGCCGATCAGCTCCTGCGCAAGGCCCTGCGCTCCCCGCACCGTTCCGACGACATCGCCCTGCTGCTCACCGAGTACCGACCCGGGTGACGGGCCCGGGAGACCGGCCCGGGTGACGAGCCCGCCCGACGAGCCCGCCCGAGGAGGTCACCCGAGGAGGTCGCCCGGAAGCCTCTCCTCAGATCGGCTGCTCCGCCCAGATGATCTTGCAGTCGGGGGTGTAGCGGGTCCCCCAGCGCTCGGCGAGCTGGGCGACGAGGAACAGTCCACGTCCGCCTTCGTCGGTGGCCGCGGCGTAGCGCAGATGCGGGGAGCTGCTGCTGGTGTCCGAAACCTCGCAGATCAGCGTGCGGTCCCGAAGGAGGCGGACGTCGATCGGTCCGCTGCCGTAGCGGATCGCGTTGGTGATCAGCTCGCTGAGGATCAGCTCGGTGGCGAACTCCAGCTCCGCCAGCCCCCATTCGGCCAGCTGCCGGACGGCCTCGGCCCGGACGCCCGCCACGGCGGCCGGATCCAGCGGGACGTCCCACCGGGCGATCCGGTCGGGCGGCAACGCCCGGGTGCGGGCCACGAGAAGTGCGACGTCGTCCGTCGAGCTCGCGGGCAGCAGCGTGTCGAGCACCGCGTCGCAGGTCTCCTCCGGCGTCCGGTCGGCGCCGGCGAGGGTACCGCGCAGGAGTTCGAGTCCGAAGTCGATGTCCCGGCGGCGGTCCTCGACGAGGCCGTTGGTGTACAGGACCAGCCGGCCGCCCTCGGGTACCCGCACCCGGACGGTCTCGAAGGGCAGGCCGCCCACGCCGAGCGGAGGTCCGGCCGGCAGGTCGAGGTACTCCACCGTGCCGTCGGGCGCGATGAGCGCGGGCGGCAGGTGGCCGGCTCGGGCCAGCTCGCAGGAGCGCGACACCGGGTCGTAGATCGCGTACAGGCAGGTGGCTCCGGTGATCCCGGGTTCGCCACTCATGGCGGCCTCGTCCTTGTCGATCCGGTTGACCAGTTCGTCGAGGTGCGCGAGGAGGTCGTCGGGGGGCAGGTCCAGCATGGAGAAGTTGTGCACGGCCGTCCTGAGGCGACCCATGGTGGCGGCCGCCTGCACACCGTGCCCGACGATGTCTCCCACGACCAGCGCGACGCGGGCACCCGACAGGGGGATGACGTCGAACCAGTCTCCGCCGACACCCGACTGCGCGGGCAGGTAGCGGTAGGCGACGTCGAGGGCGTCCTGCTCGGGCAGCCCGCGGGGCAGCAGGCTCTGCTGCAGGCTCACGGCCGTGCTGTGATCACCCGTGACGGCCGAGACGATCTGCTCCTGGGTGGCGTACTTCGTGTCGAAGGAGCCGCTGTTACGGCCGAGGCGCAGCACCACCACCCGGTCGGCGACCGCCCGCACGTTGTCCAGGTCGTGGCTGATCATCAGTACGCCGAGCTGCTGGGCCCGCAGCCGCTCGACCAGTTCCAGGACCAGGGCGGTCGGTCCGACCCCGAGGGCGGCGGTGGGCTCGTCCAGGATCACGATCCGGGGTTTTCCGATCATCGCGCGCGCGATGGCGACGGTCTGACGCTGGCCGCCGGAGAGGGTGCCGACCGGCACGCGCAGGCTGGGGATCCGGATGGACAGGTCGTTCAGCAGCCTGCGGCACCGCTTCTCCATCTCGACCTCGTTGAGGATGCCGAATCTGCGCACTTCCCGGCCGAGGAAGACGTTGCCGACCGTGTCGAGGTTGTCGCACAGCGACAGGTCCTGGTGGACGGTGGCGACGCCGAGGTGCTGGGCGTCGACCGGCCTGCGGAGGTCGACCCGTCGGCCCTCCCACTCGATCACTCCGCTGTCCGGCGGGGACACCCCGGAGACGACCTTGACCAGGGTCGACTTGCCGGCACCGTTGTCCCCGA
Proteins encoded:
- a CDS encoding SpoIIE family protein phosphatase; the protein is MNRDGKETDSVARTPLLAVRGVSKRYGAVQALSDVDLDIGEGEVVALVGDNGAGKSTLVKVVSGVSPPDSGVIEWEGRRVDLRRPVDAQHLGVATVHQDLSLCDNLDTVGNVFLGREVRRFGILNEVEMEKRCRRLLNDLSIRIPSLRVPVGTLSGGQRQTVAIARAMIGKPRIVILDEPTAALGVGPTALVLELVERLRAQQLGVLMISHDLDNVRAVADRVVVLRLGRNSGSFDTKYATQEQIVSAVTGDHSTAVSLQQSLLPRGLPEQDALDVAYRYLPAQSGVGGDWFDVIPLSGARVALVVGDIVGHGVQAAATMGRLRTAVHNFSMLDLPPDDLLAHLDELVNRIDKDEAAMSGEPGITGATCLYAIYDPVSRSCELARAGHLPPALIAPDGTVEYLDLPAGPPLGVGGLPFETVRVRVPEGGRLVLYTNGLVEDRRRDIDFGLELLRGTLAGADRTPEETCDAVLDTLLPASSTDDVALLVARTRALPPDRIARWDVPLDPAAVAGVRAEAVRQLAEWGLAELEFATELILSELITNAIRYGSGPIDVRLLRDRTLICEVSDTSSSSPHLRYAAATDEGGRGLFLVAQLAERWGTRYTPDCKIIWAEQPI
- a CDS encoding SpoIIE family protein phosphatase, producing MSRREPVARATPQVSNDTATYPDAGAAAGADLPGRAAEAGEPASVAAEREDALVAAVVKALGETGAHAGSVFLRSRDGRSIVLTASCGASPSLLGGWRLIPVNSPIPVAAAYRSGRTIHLADAGETMRRYPQLAVALPYAFGSASVPVRAGQESLGALAVVWAAPPGGAGLSRAQLRRLRAIANRLGATLADLRARGGAFAYDATTVPIEVPAPTAPAVRVGLFDWRLDTGAVVADDELCAIFGLTPGAFDGRADTLASRLHPGDRVSLRAAAREATADGRVLARRLRIRVADGYRTVELWGRVPEAPGEGVRTHLVGCVLDAAAGAAAVTAVERLRDGLFSLAPDGRVAYANRSLEQLLGVPVPELLGRRLWDVLPWLSDPTYEDRHRAAMVSQQPTTFLAHRPPDRWLAFSLHPDANGVTGRVVPSAPPHSPHSPHSPPGASGAREAPGEATAPAVSGSGHPAPGPPPAQAAPARLGAIYRVLQLSSALTEAVTTDEVCDVVSDQLLPAFGGQHLAIYVIDGGRLHLLFHSGYHDRFLHWLEGKPLDTPLPGTETLTSGVPLFIESRQDLTDGRPAYSVEGIGAWAYLPLVASSRPVGTCILGFDEIHHFTPKDRDVLTSLSGLIAQALERARLYDEKSALAHGLQNALLPHRLPVLPGIRTTGRYLPGTSGMNIGGDWYDVIPTGGGVALVVGDVEGHSVAAAGIMGQLRSAVRAFVTADHSPSAVLAGTNRLLVDLDPGLLASCCYIRIEPDADRAHAVRAGHCPPLLRRPDGGTEVLELAGGPLLGIDDSSTYPETRLDLPRGSILALYTDGLVEERDRDIDLGIDDLRASLAHAAAGNLEELADQLLRKALRSPHRSDDIALLLTEYRPG
- a CDS encoding nucleobase:cation symporter-2 family protein; the protein is MGRRTVLTRPETPQHPVDELLPPGRMATVALQHVASMYAGVAAPPLIIGAAAGLAPAQLTTLLAASLFIAGIATLLQTLGIWGVGSRLPFVNGVSFATVSPILAVIEAKKGAALPLIFGSTLVAGLFCFLLAPLFCRLVRFFPPVVSGTVITLIGVSLLPVAGNWAQGGNSQAPDYGSLANLGLAGLTLLAVVLFNRFLRGFLQRISILLGLLVGTLTAIPLGKVNAHALGSLPVFELPHPFAFGAPQFKAASIISMLVVMVVSMTESTADMIALGEVVERPADNRTIAGGLRADGLATAFGGVFNGFICSAFAQNIGLVALTRIRSRFVVALAGAFLVVMGLVPVVGGLVSLVPQPVLGGAGVVLFGSVAVAGIRTLGKADLSAGSNAIIVAVSLAFGIFPIAYPAFYQAFPDQIATVLHSGISAGCLLAVTLNLLFNHLGRGREVPPAHVPQAQIAALGRVGDPV